The following coding sequences lie in one Arachis hypogaea cultivar Tifrunner chromosome 4, arahy.Tifrunner.gnm2.J5K5, whole genome shotgun sequence genomic window:
- the LOC112796150 gene encoding 30-kDa cleavage and polyadenylation specificity factor 30 has product MEDSEGVLSFDFEGGLDAAPPAAAAVSAPSAGLLSNQNDSTAAAAAAAVPNGAAAAAPTAGDPGAAGNVPGRRSFRQTVCRHWLRSLCMKGDACGFLHQYDKARMPVCRFFRLYGECREQDCVYKHTNEDIKECNMYKLGFCPNGPDCRYRHAKSAGPPPSVDEVLQKIQHLYSYNYNASNKFFQQRGSNYNQQAEKSQFPQGNNSTNQAVAGKPLQAESGNVQQQQVQQAQQPVNQSQVQNVASGQPNQANKTATPLPQGISRYFIVKSCNRENLELSVQQGVWATQRSNESKLNEAFDSVENVILIFSVNRTRHFQGCAKMTSRIGGSVAGGNWKYAHGTAHYGRNFSVKWLKLCELSFHKTRHLRNPYNENLPVKISRDCQELEPSIGEQLASLLYLEPDSELMAISIAAESKREEEKAKGVNPDNGGENPDIVPFEDNEEEEEEESDEEEESFGHVVGPAVQGRGRGRGMMWPPHMPLARGARPMPGMPGFNPVMMGDGLSYGPVGPDGFGMPDLFGVGPRGFPPYGPRFSGDFAGPPAAMMFRGRPSQPGMFPGGGFGMMMNPARPPFKRGMGANPPRASRPVNMPPIFPPPPPPPQNNNRLVKRDQRINDRNDKFGSGLEQGKNQDMMSQSGGPDEDMQGYKAQQDDQYAVNTFRNDDSESEDEAPRRSRHGEGKKRRRSLEDANASSNH; this is encoded by the exons ATGGAGGATTCCGAGGGAGTCCTCAGCTTCGATTTCGAGGGCGGCCTCGACGCTGCTCCCCCCGCTGCCGCCGCCGTCTCCGCACCCTCCGCCGGACTTCTCTCCAATCAAAACGATTCAACCGCGGCGGCCGCTGCAGCCGCGGTTCCCAATGGCGCTGCCGCAGCTGCGCCCACTGCTGGAGACCCCGGAGCTGCCGGAAATGTGCCCGGGAGGCGGAGCTTCCGGCAGACGGTGTGCCGGCACTGGCTAAGGAGCTTGTGTATGAAGGGAGACGCGTGCGGGTTCTTGCATCAGTACGACAAGGCGAGGATGCCGGTGTGCCGGTTCTTTCGGCTGTACGGTGAGTGCCGCGAGCAGGATTGCGTGTACAAGCACACCAACGAAGATATCAAGGAGTGTAACAT GTACAAGTTAGGATTTTGTCCTAATGGACCTGATTGCCGATACAGACATGCTAAATCTGCTGGACCTCCACCTTCTGTTGATGAGGTCCTTCAAAAGATCCAGCATTTATATTCTTACAACTACAATGCATCGAACAAGTTTTTCCAACAAAGGGGTTCAAACTATAATCAACAAGCTGAAAAATCTCAATTTCCTCAAGGAAATAATTCTACAAACCAAGCTGTTGCTGGAAAACCATTACAAGCAGAGTCGGGTAATGTCCAGCAGCAACAAGTTCAACAGGCTCAGCAGCCAGTCAATCAAAGCCAAGTGCAAAATGTTGCTAGTGGTCAGCCCAATCAGGCGAATAAAACTGCAACTCCTTTACCTCAAGGAATATCTAG GTATTTTATTGTTAAAAGTTGCAATCGTGAAAATTTGGAGTTATCAGTACAACAAGGAGTATGGGCAACACAAAGGAGCAACGAGTCTAAACTAAACGAGGCTTTTGATTCTGTGGAAAATGTTATACTGATTTTCTCAGTCAACCGAACTCGCCATTTCCAG GGTTGTGCAAAGATGACCTCCAGAATTGGTGGTTCTGTTGCTGGGGGAAACTGGAAATATGCTCATGGAACTGCACATTATGGGCGGAATTTCTCTGTTAAATGGTTGAAG TTATGTGAACTGTCATTCCACAAAACTCGCCATTTGAGGAATCCATACAATGAAAATTTACCAGTGAAG ATAAGTAGAGATTGTCAGGAGCTGGAACCCTCCATCGGTGAGCAGTTGGCATCCTTGCTTTATCTTGAGCCAGATAGTGAGCTTATG GCTATCTCAATTGCAGCAGAGTCTAAACGAGAAGAAGAGAAGGCAAAGGGAGTGAATCCAGACAATGGAGGAGAGAATCCGGATATCGTCCCATTTGAAGAcaacgaagaagaggaagaggaagaaagtgatgAAGAGGAGGAGAGCTTTGGTCATGTTGTTGGGCCAGCTGTTCAAGGCAGAGGTAGGGGCAGAGGCATGATGTGGCCGCCTCACATGCCTCTTGCACGCGGAGCCAGACCTATGCCTGGAATGCCAGGTTTTAACCCAGTAATGATGGGTGATGGATTATCATATGGGCCTGTTGGACCTGATGGCTTCGGTATGCCCGATCTTTTTGGTGTGGGCCCTCGTGGTTTTCCTCCATATGGTCCTAGGTTCTCTGGTGATTTTGCAGGACCCCCTGCAGCCATGATGTTCCGTGGGCGACCTTCCCAACCTGGGATGTTTCCAGGTGGTGGATTTGGGATGATGATGAATCCTGCACGTCCTCCCTTTAAGAGGGGGATGGGCGCAAATCCTCCAAGAGCCAGTAGGCCAGTTAATATGCCTCCGATTTTTCCACCGCCACCACCTCCACCTCAAAATAACAACCGACTTGTAAAGAGGGATCAAAGAATTAATGATCGGAATGATAAATTTGGTTCAGGATTAGAGCAGGGCAAGAATCAGGATATGATGAGTCAAAGTGGTGGACCTGATGAAGACATGCAAGGATACAAAGCACAGCAGGATGATCAGTATGCTGTCAACACCTTCAGGAACGATGATAGTGAAAGCGAGGATGAGGCACCTCGGCGGTCAAGGCATGGAGAGGGGAAAAAGAGAAGGCGAAGCTTAGAAGATGCTAATGCAAGCTCTAATC
- the LOC112796149 gene encoding accelerated cell death 11 has product MAAVNGDDKPLQKISDAFKVLASVAQDSKIADMELAPFSRACTHVCPLFGCLGIAFMFAEKDFVAKVQDLAEASNSIKTLQSMIDQDVQNNCVRTAGSHTRNLLRVKRGLDMIRLLFEYMLVAEGSSLRDPASKAYEKALAPYHGWAIRKAVSAGLYTLPTKEQLLVKFNEDEATARVLMQNYVTACTPVLQYVDNLFISRDLGTDW; this is encoded by the exons aTGGCGGCGGTCAACGGTGACGACAAGCCGCTGCAGAAAATCTCAGACGCATTCAAGGTTTTGGCTTCCGTGGCCCAAGATTCGAAGATCGCGGATATGGAGCTCGCTCCCTTCTCACGTGCCTGCACTCACGTCTGCCCTCTCTTTGGTTGCTTGGGCATCGCTTTCATGTTCGCTGAGAAGGATTTTGTCGCCAAG GTGCAAGATCTAGCAGAGGCATCGAATTCCATTAAGACATTGCAATCTATGATTGATCAAGATGTGCAGAACAATTGTGTGAGGACGGCAGGTAGCCATACAAGAAATCTGCTAAGAGTGAAGCGCGGACTTGACATGATCAGATTGCTGTTTGAGTATATGTTAGTTGCAGA GGGAAGCTCCCTTAGGGATCCAGCTTCAAAGGCTTACGAGAAGGCATTGGCACCTTATCATGGATGGGCTATCAGGAAGGCTGTTTCTGCTGGGTTGTATACCCTTCCAACGAAGGAACAACTATTGGTGAAATTCAATGAGGATG aGGCGACAGCCAGAGTCCTAATGCAAAATTATGTCACCGCATGTACACCTGTACTCCAATACGTTGACAATCTCTTCATTTCCAGAGATTTGGGAACAGATTGGTGA
- the LOC140184029 gene encoding uncharacterized mitochondrial protein AtMg00860-like has protein sequence MRNEDIRKTAFQMHEGHYEFLVMPFDLTNAPSSFQALMNDILKPLLQKFALVFFDDILIYMKYLGHIVSAEGVAAGPSKTAAMLAWPVPKDVYALWGFLGLTEDYRRFVQRYGIIAKLLTDLTRKNAFEWNARAMAAFEQLKSFMTTLPTLVVSDFAQEFVRENDASSEAGGCAISIRAPDCISQSSNYR, from the exons ATGCGTAATGAGGACATTCGCAAAACTGCCTTCCAGATGCATGAGGGACACTACGAGTTCTTGGTTATGCCCTTCGACCTAACCAATGCGCCGAGTTCTTTTCAAGCATTGATGAATGACATCCTTAAGCCGCTGCTTCAAAAGTTCGCATTAGTCTTCTTTGATGACATTCTAATCTACA TGAAGTATTTAGGCCACATAGTCTCGGCTGAAGGGGTGGCTGCAGGCCCTAGCAAAACAGCAGCCATGCTTGCTTGGCCAGTCCCTAAGGATGTATACGCCTTGTGGGGTTTTTTGGGCCTCACCGAGGACTATCGGCGGTTTGTGCAAAGGTATGGCATCATTGCCAAACTATTGACAGATTTAACAAGAAAAAATGCTTTTGAATGGAACGCTAGAGCCATGGCAGCCTTTGAACAACTAAAATCCTTCATGACAACCCTTCCCACATTGGTTGTCTCGGATTTTGCGCAAGAGTTTGTCAGAGAGAATGATGCCTCGAGCGAAGCCGGGGGGTGTGCTATCTCAATAAGGGCGCCCGATTGTATTTCTCAGTCAAGCAATTATCGCTAA